Proteins from a genomic interval of Debaryomyces hansenii CBS767 chromosome E complete sequence:
- a CDS encoding DEHA2E15708p (similar to uniprot|P32472 Saccharomyces cerevisiae YDR519W FPR2 Membrane-bound peptidyl-prolyl cis-trans isomerase (PPIase) binds to the drugs FK506 and rapamycin) produces the protein MLLKSLFLLFLTAIAFASELQIGILTSVPDDKCKVKSKPGDLISVHYEGKLEDGTVFDSSYSRGQPISFQLGIGQVIQGWDQGLTRMCIGEKRKLTIPSHLAYGDRGVGPIPAKATLVFVAELVDIAGSSKHDEL, from the exons ATGTTATTAAAATCTCTCTTTTTACTCTTTCTTACAGCAATTGCTTTTGCATCTGAACTCCAGATTG GAATCTTAACTTCAGTACCTGACGACAAGTGCAAAGTTAAATCAAAGCCTGGTGATCTTATTAGCGTTCACTATGAAGGTAAATTAGAGGATGGAACTGTCTTTGATTCGTCGTATTCCAGAGGGCAGCCAATTTCCTTCCAGTTGGGCATTGGTCAGGTTATTCAAGGTTGGGATCAAGGATTGACTAGAATGTGTATTGGtgaaaaaagaaaattgacTATTCCTTCTCATTTAGCGTATGGAGATAGAGGTGTTGGTCCTATTCCTGCAAAAGCAACTCTTG TTTTTGTTGCTGAGTTAGTTGATATTGCTGGCTCTAGTAAACATGATGAGCTTTGA
- a CDS encoding DEHA2E15752p (weakly similar to ca|CA1101|IPF5678 Candida albicans IPF5678 Unknown function): MVVREVLGKVVRKMPYSGYLPTSLIGHENDERIDEPLSALGISTAAELSPRDTIHNRIISNRSDQMSKKNRVGPTLELSCLNYCDTFDDFSIETSPINRLKNKETSDKVRSDGSDTSDTLIHSSLNQSQLYIPENKYGQSKILSTVEEKNEDCDMKTIRIERYLNEQNKKFDELVDKNLDVVLQDTSSDLKRNVIGLLDVYDYKLSDKLMDISNIIGIACNNVLHFTPFKKEGSEVSDKGSDLESMSKESYDAANTEIDQIVRTVDNKSPVNSLLVSLDYDTKVELYTQLREELCYDVEGISAASRNRFMSDEDMCDDTTNDKTDNDLLIDKLQSCIIISIKLLFMGLKLTIPLSRILYQRFINNQMFIVNSKNANKFMSFVIKIMRSLESHLNDDKLVSNQYGYEKGTHENQLQLNQLYDEMTSSNGYFTSQPGNQSTDSSWRKAMAEYILLKYMGRDSTTDKKSDPRYSKFFSNPAAPLSSASNFSFNSNSDSNSNSNSNSNSNSNSNSRTPVQSASSNNSLSMLKIAEQFLDEF, translated from the coding sequence atGGTCGTGAGAGAAGTATTAGGCAAGGTGGTACGGAAAATGCCGTATTCTGGATATCTCCCCACGTCTTTAATTGGACATGAGAATGATGAAAGAATAGATGAGCCATTATCAGCACTTGGAATATCAACCGCTGCAGAGCTTTCGCCTCGGGATACGATTCATAATAGAATAATAAGTAATCGATCGGATCAAATGAGTAAGAAGAATAGGGTGGGCCCTACTTTGGAATTGAGTTGTTTGAATTACTGCGATacatttgatgatttctCGATTGAAACGTCTCCGATTAACCGATTAAAAAACAAGGAAACGTCTGATAAAGTAAGGAGCGATGGTAGTGATACTAGTGATACACTCATTCACTCACTGCTTAATCAGAGTCAATTATATATCccagaaaataaatatggaCAATCTAAAATACTCAGTACCGTGGAAGAGAAGAATGAAGATTGTGATATGAAGACAATAAGAATAGAAAGATATCTTAATGAGCagaataaaaaatttgacGAGTTGGTAGACAAGAACCTTGATGTTGTATTACAAGACACATCGAGCGACTTGAAGAGGAACGTTATTGGTTTGTTGGATGTATATGATTACAAGCTCCTGGACAAGCTTATGGATATTTCAAACATTATTGGCATAGCTTGTAATAACGTATTGCATTTTACTCCGTTCAAGAAGGAAGGCTCGGAAGTATCTGACAAAGGACTGGATCTCGAGTCAATGTCGAAAGAGTCTTACGATGCGGCCAATACCGAAATCGACCAGATTGTGAGAACAGTAGACAACAAGTCGCCGGTTAATTCACTTTTAGTATCATTAGATTATGATACGAAGGTTGAATTATATACACAATTAAGGGAAGAGTTATGTTACGATGTAGAAGGAATATCTGCAGCTAGTAGGAACAGATTTATGTCTGATGAAGATATGTGCGACGATACCACAAATGATAAAACTGACAACGACTTactaattgataaattgcAACTGTGcattattatatcaattaaattgcTATTCATGGGCTTAAAACTAACCATCCCATTAAGCAGAATATTGTACCAAAGGTTCATAAATAACCAGATGTTTATTGTCAATAGTAAAAATGCCAATAAGTTCATGTCGTTCGTAATCAAAATTATGAGATCGTTGGAGTCACATTTGAACGATGATAAGCTTGTCAGCAATCAATATGGATATGAAAAAGGCACGCACGAGAACCAGTTGCAACTAAACCAACTATATGACGAAATGACATCTTCCAATGGTTATTTCACCCTGCAACCGGGAAACCAGTCTACGGATTCATCTTGGAGAAAAGCCATGGCTGAATATATCCTCCTCAAATACATGGGCAGAGATTCTACCACCGACAAAAAGTCCGATCCTAGgtattcaaaattcttttcGAATCCAGCAGCTCCTTTATCTTCAGCATCCAACTTTTCGTTCAACTCAAATTCTGACTCCAATTCCAACTCCAACTCCAACTCCAACTCCAACTCCAACTCCAATTCACGGACTCCAGTACAGTCTGCCAGCTCCAACAATTCCTTATCGATGTTGAAGATCGCGGAGCAGTTCTTAGATGAATTTTGA
- a CDS encoding DEHA2E15796p (similar to uniprot|P39010 Saccharomyces cerevisiae YDR264C AKR1 Palmitoyl transferase involved in protein palmitoylation) encodes MVDKDANNELDSIPLVSEQVTNGENGELNIKASESTVGSNGAVADHEESETNNQTAVDNTENDTLDKDKLDAQPNHNEQQREADLSDAFSVKIQDESVNDKTSEPDENKDTASRKSMDGILNLSENNLDATKPEASEQELNPSLHNLMSACQQGDLTKVSELISNGEVKANDTFSDGITALHWAAINNRLTIVKYLIENDHSKADPNLLGGELKASPLHWACRNGLVYIVDYFIVHTDADPTLRDSQSYNALHLAVHSSNITLIIYLLLSCCGSTSTSKQLYVDESDNCDRTSLHWAAYQGDLLTINALLKFGADVSKIDKNLFIPLHWAFMKGYKTVLKVLAGAGSNIFAKNDQGKDSFEVAKDMNCYDTWIKVLKECGRNPKNHWEMKTIYLNPKIGKLVTFFTPYIILPIMFQVCSFYNGFVIPKLFFSVVLFAGSIYILQKLVIPTYLAEEKAIPKSPLLAGIFSGTAFWCIVTWAFNIIPTLLFKKFISNLVLSAFIYLFVWSFFKAMFINPGYVPVPSDNSVTLDQVKDLIKIGRFDTDNFCVNTFVRKPLRSKYSRFNKKLIARFDHYCPWVYNDIGVRNHKLFVVFVYSLNLAVLLFTHLSIKLFKNTEKMSGYDSDDESQKCWLLSDELCVGYKSHHFQFNLMLWCLIQYIWIAFLCLVQTFQILKGLTTWEFSSLNNRLQTHNGYNHSTLPKDFDLTSSNTNRYNSPKQSNGLSICLKLIGLDQVVLAIKLGIKSIFSHTSSVETYDPLNEFEIPTDYGFRTNWLDFWFIGDIEWRNIFYLPIEGENNLNRTVVDYYKLYEYPPKLADVDA; translated from the coding sequence ATGGTCGACAAGGACGCCAATAATGAACTTGATAGTATACCACTTGTATCCGAACAAGTGACTAATGGAGAAAATGGcgaattgaatatcaaaGCACTGGAATCTACTGTTGGATCAAACGGCGCAGTCGCTGACCACGAGGAATCTGAGACCAATAATCAAACAGCTGTAGATAATACAGAAAATGATACATTGGATAAGGATAAATTAGACGCACAACCGAATCATAACGAACAACAAAGAGAAGCAGACTTACTGGATGCTTTTTCTGTGAAGATACAGGATGAACTggttaatgataaaactTCAGAGCctgatgaaaataaagatacaGCGTCACGGAAATCAATGGATGGAATATTGAACTTATCAGAGAATAATTTAGATGCAACCAAGCCAGAGGCATCGGAGCAAGAATTAAATCCAAGCTTGCACAACTTGATGAGTGCGTGTCAACAGGGTGATTTAACTAAAGTTAGTGAGTTAATTTCTAATGGAGAAGTCAAAGCAAACGATACGTTTAGCGATGGCATTACTGCGTTGCATTGGGCGgcaataaataatagattGACTATAGTTAAATACTTAATTGAGAATGATCACTCCAAAGCAGATCCAAATTTGTTAGGAGGTGAATTGAAGGCATCGCCATTACATTGGGCGTGTCGTAATGGATTAGTATACATTGTTGACTATTTTATTGTCCATACAGATGCTGATCCAACATTGAGGGATTCCCAGTCATATAATGCATTGCATTTAGCAGTTCATAGCTCAAACATCACGTTAATTATTTATCTCTTACTCAGTTGTTGCGGATCAACATCCACGTCTAAACAGCTATATGTGGATGAATCAGATAATTGTGATCGTACAAGTTTGCATTGGGCTGCTTACCAAGGAGACTTATTAACTAttaatgcattattaaaatttgGTGCTGATGTTTCGAAGATTGAtaagaatttatttattcctTTACATTGGGCATTTATGAAAGGTTACAAGACCGTTTTGAAGGTTTTAGCCGGCGCAGGATCTAATATATTTGCGAAGAACGATCAAGGTAAGGATTCTTTTGAGGTTGCAAAAGATATGAATTGCTATGATACTTGGATAAAAGTGTTGAAGGAATGTGGTAGGAATCCCAAAAATCATTGGGAAATGAAAACTATCTATTTGAATCCAAAAATAGGCAAATTAGTAACGTTTTTCACCccatatattattttacCTATAATGTTCCAAGTCTGTTCTTTTTATAACGGGTTTGTGATTcctaaattatttttttcagtGGTATTATTTGCTGGATCAATTTATATCTTGCAAAAGCTTGTTATACCAACTTACTTAGCAGAAGAAAAGGCCATACCAAAATCTCCGCTATTGGCAGGGATCTTTTCAGGTACTGCTTTTTGGTGCATTGTAACTTGGgctttcaatatcatacCTACGCTTCTCTTTAAGAAATTCATTTCCAATCTTGTTTTGAGTGctttcatatatttatttgtctGGTCTTTCTTTAAAGCTATGTTTATTAACCCTGGATATGTTCCTGTTCCAAGTGATAATAGTGTTACACTAGATCAAGTGAAAGATTTAATTAAGATTGGGAGATTTGATACCGATAATTTCTGTGTCAATACGTTTGTTCGTAAGCCATTaagatcaaaatattccaGATTTAATAAGAAGTTGATCGCTAGATTTGATCATTACTGTCCATGGGTATATAATGATATAGGGGTGAGAAATCACAAGTTATTCGTGGTGTTTGTTTACTCTTTGAACTTGGCAGTTCTTCTTTTTACacatttatcaattaaactattcaaaaatacAGAAAAGATGAGTGGGTATGATagtgatgatgaatctCAGAAGTGCTGGTTATTATCAGATGAATTATGCGTGGGCTATAAATCTCATCACtttcaatttaatttaatgCTTTGGTGCTTGATACAATACATTTGGATAGCCTTCCTTTGTTTGGTTCAAACattccaaattttgaaaggGTTAACAACCTGGGAATTTagttcattaaataataggTTACAGACCCATAATGGTTACAACCATTCTACTTTACCAAAAGACTTTGATTTGACATCATCTAATACCAATAGATATAACTCTCCTAAGCAAAGTAATGGCCTTAGTATATGCTTGAAATTAATTGGATTAGATCAAGTTGTATTAGCTATAAAATTAGGgataaaatcaatcttTTCGCATACATCGAGTGTTGAAACCTATGATCCGctaaatgaatttgaaattccaaCGGACTATGGGTTTAGGACAAATTGGTTAGATTTTTGGTTCATTGGTGACATTGAATGGAGAAacatattttatttacCTATAGAGGGTgagaataatttaaatcGAACAGTCGTTGACTACTACAAACTATACGAATACCCTCCAAAACTAGCAGATGTGGATGCTTGA
- a CDS encoding DEHA2E15730p (similar to ca|CA1100|IPF5681 Candida albicans IPF5681 unknown function), giving the protein MALCSPVFNNKTAKRRNSFQGPAISKRICGSLLPSSIACYSSSDDQNDDSSDEQSCYNADQVKAKRRASTRVSFCMDSELCRAVSKYSDDEEDNDANDSTSTSGCTLINNPRKMSTSSDSDKKVVSDDDKTSRSRCFEYLVGAIDEAWARYCDVTTSVEDEVYGYNTPSSIATDDEDYLGNTTDITDYESDFEISKSRQSSISTGDKTNSSSLQALKDRLTKAKYFLQDLVDSDDLTDVVSFWKRWDMIKYATIELVEDDDDDEIIESTIDELEDGRCFVN; this is encoded by the coding sequence ATGGCTTTATGTTCACCAGTGTTCAACAACAAAACAGCTAAGCGTCGCAACTCATTCCAAGGTCCTGCTATTTCGAAGAGGATATGTGGAAGTCTCTTGCCTTCGTCAATCGCGTGCTACTCGTCATCGGATGATCAGAATGATGATTCATCAGACGAGCAGTCGTGCTACAATGCGGACCAAGTGAAGGCCAAGAGAAGAGCATCGACGAGGGTCTCGTTCTGTATGGACTCGGAGTTGTGCAGAGCAGTTTCAAAGTACAGCGATGACGAGGAGGATAATGACGCCAACGATAGCACATCCACCAGCGGATGTACTCTCATTAACAACCCCAGAAAGATGAGCACATCATCAGATCTGGATAAGAAGGTTGtttctgatgatgataagaCATCGCGCTCTCGTTGTTTCGAGTATTTGGTTGGTGCCATTGACGAAGCATGGGCAAGGTATTGCGACGTAACTACATCTGTTGAGGATGAAGTTTATGGATACAATACACCTTCGTCAATTGCAACCGACGATGAAGATTATCTCGGTAATACTACTGATATTACCGATTACGAAAGtgactttgaaatttcaaagtcaCGCCAGTCATCCATATCTACGGGTGACAAAACGAACTCTTCTTCGCTACAAGCGTTGAAGGATCGTCTTACCAAAGCGAAGTACTTTTTGCAAGATCTTGTTGATTCGGATGATTTAACCGATGTAGTTTCATTCTGGAAGAGATGGGACATGATCAAGTACGCGACTATTGAATTGGTtgaagacgatgatgatgacgaaattattgaatcgACCATCGATGAGTTAGAAGATGGTCGCTGTTTtgtaaattaa
- a CDS encoding DEHA2E15686p (similar to uniprot|P25576 Saccharomyces cerevisiae YCL047C Hypothetical ORF), translating into MSKLLTEFISSRSAFSIIYSTPSNVLTKRAKRICVLDSSFNPPHLGHYSLVRESLIYNYNEPPSDGKIVLLLLSVNNADKLTPQPASFDHRIEMMFKLADHINESLRVDVKVGLTNHAKFVDKSEAICSYMKNYEQLSMSNIRLSFLVGYDTLIRILDPKYYLPDNLETALAGFFETSDLFCLTRSDGSISLEKQFDYLDSISKGNIQYIPKHWSSNIYLTHNESLELSKISSSSIRSNILNDNKEWVYKVTPDIKNYIVNEHIYKD; encoded by the coding sequence ATgtcaaaattattaacagAATTTATAAGTAGTAGATCAGCTTTTAGTATCATTTACAGCACTCCATCGAATGTATTAACAAAGAGAGCTAAACGTATTTGTGTGCttgattcatcatttaatCCTCCGCATTTAGGACATTATTCATTAGTTAGAGAATCACTAATTTATAACTATAATGAGCCACCATCAGATGGTAAGATAGTTTTACTTCTCTTATCGGTTAATAATGCTGATAAATTAACTCCTCAACCGGCATCGTTTGATCATAGGATTGAAATGATGTTTAAATTAGCCGACCATATCAATGAATCGTTGAGGGTAGATGTTAAAGTGGGACTAACCAATCATGCTAAGTTTGTCGATAAATCAGAAGCCATTTGTTCCtatatgaagaattatgaaCAGCTTTCAATGTCTAATATACGATTATCGTTTTTAGTTGGATATGATACTTTGATTAGAATTTTAGATCCGAAATATTATCTCCCTGATAACTTGGAAACTGCGTTGGCTGGATTTTTCGAAACTTCAGATCTTTTCTGTCTCACTCGATCTGATGGTTCTATATCCTTAGAGAAACAATTTGACTATTTGGACTCTATTTCCAAGGGTAATATACAATACATCCCCAAACACTGGTCTTCTAACATCTATTTAACTCACAATGAATCATTGGAATTAAGCAAGATAAGTTCCTCTAGTATAAGGTCTAATATTcttaatgataataaggAATGGGTTTATAAGGTGACTCctgatattaaaaattatatagtaAATGAACATATCTATAAAGACTAA
- a CDS encoding DEHA2E15774p (weakly similar to ca|CA3119|IPF5360.3 Candida albicans IPF5360.3 unknown function) encodes MSSFVIKYITNRIFKDNQWTRFGVEDPYYEYVPMDIGKNEKVKYKKTPRRVPDGLSKNDETILQKVKKKAYRYDMWFSFLGIKFGFTNIVGIIPIAGTIVSTYWSLTLLQTARQLDDGLPLDLQLLFLLNIVIDFLLGLIPIVGDLVEVGYKSNSRNFLLLEKHLTRVGEKNMGIIGEDEVRPSFINDKIQPFVDTKVKPGAIKAGEQIKSYIHSGSESPNVAALRSSPATTQAHPTTVTTSSYESPLSLNGDRNDKSSEDTKSIRSLSSTLGKKVNYVDLDEDEKFLSHHVINK; translated from the coding sequence ATGTCATCGTTTgtaatcaaatatattacgAATAGGATATTCAAAGATAACCAGTGGACTAGATTTGGGGTGGAAGATCCATATTATGAATATGTACCAATGGATATAGGgaagaatgaaaaagtGAAGTATAAGAAAACTCCCAGGAGAGTGCCAGACGGATTATccaaaaatgatgaaacaATATTGCAAaaggtgaagaagaaggcGTATAGGTATGATATGTGGTTTTCTTTTTTGGGTATCAAGTTTGGTTTTACTAATATTGTTGGAATAATTCCTATCGCTGGAACCATTGTTTCCACGTATTGGTCGTTGACACTTTTGCAGACGGCAAGACAATTGGATGATGGGTTGCCTTTGGACTTGCAactattattcttattaaatattgTAATTGACTTTTTGTTGGGATTAATCCCTATAGTTGGTGATTTAGTTGAAGTGGGTTATAAGTCGAACCTGAGAAACTTTCTCTTGTTGGAGAAGCATTTGACCCGCGTTGGAGAAAAGAACATGGGCATAATCGGCGAAGATGAAGTGAGACCCAGCttcattaatgataaaatacAGCCGTTTGTGGATACTAAGGTTAAACCTGGTGCTATTAAGGCTGGAGAACAGATAAAGTCGTATATTCATTCGGGGTCTGAGTCCCCTAACGTTGCTGCGTTACGCTCTCTGCCAGCAACTACACAGGCCCACCCAACAACAGTGACTACATCTTCGTACGAAAGTCCGCTTTCTCTAAACGGAGACAGAAATGACAAATCTAGTGAAGATACTAAGTCTATAAGAAGCTTATCCTCCACCTTAGGTAAAAAGGTTAATTATGTTGACttagatgaagatgaaaagtTTTTGTCTCACCATGTTATCAACAAGTAA
- a CDS encoding DEHA2E15664p (similar to uniprot|P08459 Saccharomyces cerevisiae YDR522C SPS2 Protein expressed during sporulation redundant with Sps22p for organization of the beta-glucan layer of the spore wall), with translation MYRLQTYLIVSFIIGLVLSISIAEETQTISTNIPSLKAINEKHLKGFDNPSNSSNSEDIEDSYDNHNPDEKIPEKCSKEINHIESSADMNNIRDCKIITGDIVINDYKEPIIEFGDIMNIFGNLDIQRASSLVRIEADNVHRIGNRFILKDLTSLNSISFASLRYVKIVDWKVLPILNVAHFGNAIKETESVTVSDTSLVEFPGFLSNKLEILDINNNRYLESIYSNVEKITGRLHIAANSRDVRVSLPKLQSAKNVSIHEVLDLDLNNLEEIESSINFVNNLFINLSLPVLKSIGGTLSLLKNENLGKVEFPNVTEIGGGLMIVNNTKIDKINFYPKLTIIGGAIELVGNIKETNLKNLKLVKGSAKIKSSDSSFDCTKWTKSELSSVIRGGKIECINANNERITADTPTEGGNNDTADNDEHSVKLASKGVNLNATRNLKYILLLFILMLIN, from the exons ATGTATAGACTTCAAACGTATTTAATTGTTTCCTTTATCATTGGATTAGTTCTCAGTATTAGTATTGCAGAAGAAACTCAAACAATTTCGACTAACATTCCTTCATTAAAAG CTATTAATGAAAAGCACCTAAAGGGATTTGATAATCCTTCTAATCTGTCAAATAGCGAAGATATCGAAGATTCATACGACAATCATAATCCTGATGAAAAGATTCCTGAGAAATGCTCTAAAGAAATTAACCATATCGAAAGTTCAGCAgatatgaataatattagagattgcaaaattattacAGGAGATATTGTTATCAATGACTATAAGGAACCTATTATTGAGTTCGGTGatattatgaatatattcGGAAATTTAGATATTCAACGTGCTTCAAGCTTGGTTAGAATTGAAGCAGACAATGTCCATAGAATCGGAAATAGGTTcatattgaaagatttaaCTTCACTTAACTCAATTTCTTTCGCATCATTACGGTATGTCAAAATAGTTGATTGGAAAGTGTTACCCATATTGAATGTTGCCCACTTCGGGAATGCAATAAAAGAAACCGAGAGTGTAACTGTTTCTGATACCTCACTAGTTGAATTTCCTGGATTCTTATCTAATAAGttagaaatattagatataaataataatcgATATCTAGAATCTATTTATTCCaatgttgaaaaaattactGGAAGATTGCACATAGCTGCCAACTCAAGAGATGTACGAGTTTCATTGCCAAAATTACAGTCTGCTAAGAATGTAAGCATTCACGAGGTTTTAGAtcttgatttaaataatcttgaagaaattgagtCATCCATTAACTTTGTTAATAAcctttttatcaatttaaGTTTGCCCGTCCTTAAATCTATTGGGGGTACTTTGAGcttattgaagaatgaaaatCTTGGTAAGGTTGAATTTCCAAATGTAACAGAAATTGGGGGTGGATTAATGATCGTTAATAACaccaaaattgataaaattaatttttacCCTAAACTAACAATTATAGGTGGAGCCATCGAATTAGTAGGTAATATTAAAGAGAcaaacttgaagaatttaaaattagtTAAAGGAAGTGCGAAAATAAAGTCCTCTGATAGTTCATTTGATTGCACTAAATGGACCAAAAGTGAACTTAGTTCAGTAATTAGAGGAGGTAAAATTGAATGTATTAATGCCAACAATGAAAGAATAACCGCCGATACTCCGACAGAAGGGGGAAATAACGACACCGCAGATAATGACGAGCACAGCGTAAAACTAGCTTCGAAAGGTGTGAACTTAAATGCAACAaggaatttgaaatatattttactTTTATTCATTTTGATGCTTATCAATTAA